Below is a genomic region from Plectropomus leopardus isolate mb unplaced genomic scaffold, YSFRI_Pleo_2.0 unplaced_scaffold29171, whole genome shotgun sequence.
TAAGTTACATGCAGGTTAATCTGTGCCGGGTCCATCCTTTACAAATGATCCCAAGCAGGAGGCAGGAAACTTTTTTCTAAGGTATGCGGCAGTTACAAAAATATCTATTTACACCCttctcatcagttcattcttCTTGCTAAACAGtgttgacagaaaaagaaacaaagacaagacaaaatcTGAACGAAACAGTGTTCATtgggagaaagagagcaagCTACCTGTTGTATGCCCTCTCCTTTTTGGCCCTCTCTAAGGCCTTGTCCATGGTCTTCTCGTTCTCACCCCGACACTTGGGGCAGTACCACTTGCCTTTGGGCTTATGATGGAGCCCAACGCAGGAGAAATGAAACCACTCAATGGGACATTCATCGTTGTCACAGCCAATCATCTCGCCGTAAGACACCTGCTCACACAGGCAGTACGTCGGCTCGTCTGGATCGATGGGCAGGTCTGGGGGTGACACTTCTCGCTCAGACTTTCCttttgaccttttctttttcttggaaGATGTTTTGGCCCTCTTTTCCCGGGACGCTCCCACTCCCAGTTCCTCGGTGTGATCGAGACCGCCGTAACTTTCCCGATTGTCTCCATTTTTCTGACGCCTTGAGCGTTTCCCTCCGGCCTTGTCTCCGCCACCTGAGCCTGGGGTAACCTCGTCGCGCTTCTTGTCGTGGTGGCCAGTTTTGCCTGGAGTGACGGTGGCTGAGGACGAGGACATCATGGACGCTGCAGTGGTTGTCATGGATGTTGCTGTGGGAACGTGACTCTCTGGGACTTCttgagaggaaaggaggagttCAGAGTGCCAGTCTATTTGTCGTGTTCTGTTCTCAACCAACTCCACCTGAAACAAAGAACATTTAACTGTAAAGTTCTGCCTGCTTTGGTTTTGAGTACATGTCGATGACTAAATGCTTTCGAAGTTACAACTGGGATGCCGACTAAACTTGTTTGGTTAGAAATGGGGATTTCAGTTTTAGTTGACTTTTCATTCTACAGCTCGACAcccaccgtgaccttgacctctgacaaccaaaatctaattagttcatccttaagtccaagtggatgtctgtgctaaatgtgaagaaatttccccaaggcattcttgagatattatgtGGCCAGACGGACAacttgaaaacataatgcctccggcttTGGCTATTGCTGCCACAGAAGCGTTCAAATAGACCAGCCTCGGGACTCAggttcaatttaatttaaaacacacagacagcaggatatgtgtgtgatttttaacaACTGTCATTGCAGTTTACACTGAACACCAGAGAAAGACActtatacattaaataaaatgcaaggTCTCTGGTTACCGTGGAGACGACTGCAATCTTTCCCTGAAGTGGAgatgaaaactatttttcacTGAGTGACAGTAAATCAGCCTTTAGGCTATTCTCACACT
It encodes:
- the LOC121938323 gene encoding inhibitor of growth protein 1-like, giving the protein MLNPANGDPSHVVVNYVEEYLDLVESLPFDLQRSVSLMKEIDAKYQDVLKELDDAYERYRRESDSLQRRKLQLSIQRALIRSQELGDEKIQIAGQMVELVENRTRQIDWHSELLLSSQEVPESHVPTATSMTTTAASMMSSSSATVTPGKTGHHDKKRDEVTPGSGGGDKAGGKRSRRQKNGDNRESYGGLDHTEELGVGASREKRAKTSSKKKKRSKGKSEREVSPPDLPIDPDEPTYCLCEQVSYGEMIGCDNDECPIEWFHFSCVGLHHKPKGKWYCPKCRGENEKTMDKALERAKKERAYNR